The window CCCGatctggtactcgatcacctcCATCGTGTGGTACTTCTagttgttcttgatttttgttctttctgttttcttagttttgttCATTTTTGGTTGATAGTCAAAACTCatattattgcttggcttgacttgcattgttcttatcacatcttatctgctagcataacaaccatttggattttggattgaTAACTCTTTGTACAACAACTGcgtagggaattgataccctgggtgaaaatcatgttatcaatttggtgtcgttgccatttggttgtttcttgttacatttaggatttcagcacttgctagatcaagttatttttattatatctgcatagggaattgataccctggatCTCAGGTGAGCCTACGCGACCCCATACCCAAACCCTTACCCGAACCCCTACCCGAACCTGTCTACTCGAGCACTTGCTCGTTTGACCATTCACATTCTTGATCGGGTACTTGTATACACCAACCGTTTTCCAAAAGAACTGAGATATCCGAGGACAATATCAGAGTAGAACATGAAGAAGTGGCAATGGACAACCCACATGATCAAAGTGaacctcaaaggagaaggaaAAATGGTTATAGTGATGCTCCCACTACTCATACTCAGAGGTATGGGATAGTGCCTCCTGTTGTCGACAACacaaccttcacaatcaagagtAGTCTGATCTCAATGGTTCAGagcaacaaatttcatggaCTGCCTACTGAAGACCCCCTTgcacatcttgatgagtttTATAGGGTCTGTAGTGTCACCaatataaatggagttagtgaggatgcaTTGAAGGTGATATTGTTTCCTATTTCTCTACGAGATAAAGCCCATCAGTGGTAGAAGACTCTACCTCCTGGAAAAATCACCTCTTGGATTGATTGTAAGAAGGTCTTCCTTGCTAAGTTCTTCTCTAGTTCAAGGACTGCACATTTGAGGAACGAAATGTCAGGATTTCTCCAACAGAATGGCGAGTCTTTcagtgaagcatgggagcgctTCAAAGGCTACCAGAGACAATGCCCACATCATGGATTCAATAATTCATCTTTGTTGagtactttgtatagaggtgttATTCCCAGTATGAGAATACTTCTAGAAACAGCCTCCAATGAAAGTTTCATGAATAGAGATGTCGCTGAAGGTTGGGAATTagtagagaatcttgctcagtgCAATGGAAATTACAGTGAGGAATATGATCCCAGCTTAAGGGCAGGTGTTGATTCTGAGGAAGGGCATAAAAGGAACAAAAAGCCTTAAATGAAAAGCTTGAGAAGCTAGATAAACTCCTTCTAACCCAATAGAAGCAAGTACATGTTGTTTATGAAGATGAACAGTTTATGGTCCCAAACTATCTTCCACAACAACCCAAGCAGGCTCCTGCTCAAGATCAGGAGATGAAGAGCATGCTTCAGCGAATCCTACAAGGTCAAGCTAATGGAGCTATGGAAACAAGTAAAAAGCCCATAGAGATGAATAACAAGATAGACTGCACATATGGTACCCTTAATAacaagattgaagctttaacCTGCCGAATGCTTCAGCTAGAGAGCAAGAgtgcatctccttcttctggACTATTCTATGGGACTGCAATTAACAATCTCAAAGAGTTTGCCACTGCCCAAACAATATCTCTCAAAGAACTACCTACAAAGCTCACCGTGGACAGTGACAACCAAGATGGGGGAGGATTTTCTCCACCCAGAAGtgcagaatgagaagagaactgAGCTTTCAACATCACTCAACTATACACATGGTCGAGCGCTTGATCGAGTCCTTGCTCAAGATCCTGAAAATCCAGttcggttcattcctcctccctaTCAGCCACCTTTGCCATTTCCAAGACGGTTTAAAGAGCAAATGCTGAGAAAGAACAAGGCTTATATTGATAAGCAAACAATGATGGTATTGAGTCATGAACCTTTGTTAGAACAAGATGAAATGAAGGATATGCCACAAGTTAAAGAGCTTGAACAGAAGAGGTCAACTATTTATGGACAGACTTTTTGGATTAAAGAGAAAGGTCATGAAACTGAGTCTGAAATCTTTGAGGGTGTAAATGGGCCAAAAGCAGAGATTTTCGCAGCATGTGAGGAAACTCCAAGGAGAGCACAACCCTATAACTCGACCCCATGGTCGGGTTTATGTTCGGGTCAATGGTCGGGTCATACTCATGCTCTTCCAGAATGCCCATATTCAATTTCCAAGCTTCCCCAACAGCTAGAGTCAAGCAATCTCGCATCTGATGGGTTGTCAGCACTTCAAACTACTAACATTCTCAAGGATTCTGTGAGGGATTTGACAGCTTAACTCAAGAAGGTGAGTGGAGAAATCAAGAAACTCCAAAGGAAAGTTAGTGGTTCTTCCtcaaagaaagcaaagaaaGGGAATAACACTTTTAGCATTGATCCTGGAAAACgagaaaaaatgaaatctcaGGGAATAGAGAGGACTTCATCTCCTCTCTGAATCTTCCAAAGCATGAGAAGgtgaaaagtcaagcttagtgactttaaacaagctcattTTGGAGGGactcccaaaggtatccttgtaTATATGGCTTAAGTTTTTNttttttttttttttttttttgttgttttgatttcttttctttaatgttttttaattctAGGAACAAAAGACATAGAACAGAAGTGTTAAGGGGATATTTGAATGAGCTAGAGCCTATCCGATgcctaacccgatggggtacTCGATCCCCTACCTGATGCATGACTCGGATGATGGTCCGAGCAACAGGTCTACGCACATCAATGAGCTCATTGATGAGCCAAAACCAGCAACCATTGGAGCTGAGAACAAGCCTGGGTATGCATTGGGAAGCATGAAAGCTGCTGTGACTTCTTTCTTCAcaaacccatgaggtaccacattcatctaacctttgtaaataacattgcattaaAGTTTGTTCCATTTGTGAttctcatatttctttttcagatttttatttacataagggactgtgtaatttaagtttggaggaGGGCCTGAGAATGtgtttaacattgtgttttgatttcttattttcttatttcaaatttttgcatactagttttattcatttgagtctgcatctatttgcattaaaaaaacccccaaaaaacttgaaaatttttataattttttttaaaaaagagtgttcatctagttgcatttacatattaggattgagtctagattgcttcatataggattgttgcatatgcattttaggtgaaaattattaaaaccacCGTGTTTAAAGtccaaccttaggattgaagttatagcccttaatcacagttcattgtagCTAGATCAATCTCTcgaaaaaatgaagaatattTGTTTAGAATCTTGTCTCTTTAGAAAGCTTCTtccacttgtgtgaaacttgcttgatAATTGtagcatctctatattattggacttaacctgaacttaaattatcttgcttatggaacttgaatgcctgctcatggtaactctaattTTTGGGTAAACACTCCATTTTTgtcaatcttttcgtttaactagaattgtttttccctacccttaatcccaaaccttttctttcaagccttgttgtgatttgttgagtgaggccttttcagtttttatagtgtataggttgtgaaaccttgagagtattgagaatgacagAGAACtagctcttgttttagctaggttTAGAAccatttgaaagaaaaaaaaaagagagaaaaaatgttttaaaagagagaaaaaatgttttaaaagtcttttcaaaatgttttaaaatgctGTTCAAAGTTAATATCTTAGggattacaaagaaaaaaaaaagggttaagaTCAAGAGTGTTAACGGTTTATGTTTTTGGGtgctgaaaaaaaaaggaacgaGAAAAGGGTATAATCAGATTGAAAAGCTTTTAcgagggtagatcatcaagaggtaagctttgtatgccccaaatgttctcagtcttagatagttttaaCAACTGTCTAACATTCCTCCTTGTTTGAGAGTAAGCCACCTGAAAATACTACTTGAAACCTACCTCCATatgagcttgattcactttccatttacaagaattcgccaaacactttaatgaacgtgaaagagatgttctttagaAATGCAAGTCTTTACTGAtagttggaggatgaactagatcgatgcatggtgataagaATAGAAAactatttgtaagtatgtttatttatcttagcaccgttaaactatctttaaggactatagcttgaatttTTCGCTTGGTACTATGAGGTtatgagtttccactttcaaacatcATCCTCTTACTTCcatgctagaggactagcaagagataagtttgggggtgttgataactctctaatttacatgatTTAGACACCCTTTTCATCCAAGTTTTGCATTATaaataccctaaccttagcatttttaggtccttaacctcaggaatttgcatttaggccgtttagggtgttgcattgttgtatttgtgcattttggatgaaaacaggtgctttggagcCCAAAAACGGGAAGAATGAGGTAAAACCCGAACATGTACCCGATGGAGTGATCGTGCGAGAAGAACAGTCCCAACCTTAACCCGACCAAAGAAgatctaagagcaggaagaacaacctgAAGACACACCCGACTATACCACCCGATCATTGCCACatagcacctggtcgagttcaTGACAATGCCTTCAAATATCGACTCGAATGAAGATTTTACGTTGGGATTCAGCTTCTGAGTTATTTATCGAAGTTATAGGAAATCGAGTTTTCTTTCCAATGGTGGTGGTTTCAGGTCAATCGGATGTGTGGTTCAAGCGTTATTCCAGATCGAAGAATGGAACCACCTGCATTAATCCAATCATGCACCCGAAGTGGAGCTCGAGCACCGGCCCGTGTAGATGCTTCGGGTACCTGCTGATGTGGCTAGGTCAACTTGTTTCCTTATAAATACCCTCTCTTAACTCTATTTTCGACAGAGAAGAGGCGACAGCCATTTTTACACATTTCTTTGAACAAATTCTCtagttttttgttatttttcaacttgaattctgtttacattttgttattgcttctttctaataaaacatttatctctttttcatctttatgattatgcaatttttatttatttctgggtttatgttctttatttattaaataaaaaattggcaGTTTCTTACACTAATAAAGTATTAAAAACAGTTATAACTTATTGATTCAAAAGCATAGGCCAGTATGCATATCAATCATTACATATCtgttattgtaattttttttttgttaaaactgttttaaatatattacattcAAAGTTGGCTTTCGCTAGACTAATAATAATGACAAACCATCAATATGTTAGTTTTTGTTGCTTAAAATGAACActaattttgtgtattttaattaatgttcaTAAGAAAGACATATTTTTGACAGAATTTAGATAATTCAAGCTGATTTTCATACCATATGAAAGAAATGCACACTAGATATGCATTTGATAACAATAGTCTGAAAACCAAAACACATGAAATTACAACAGCAAAAGACACGGAAATTAACAACTTAGAATTATCCGAATCAAAGAAATAGGACATGTGTTTTTCAAATCAACTAAGTAAGATTGGTGGCTATAGCCATGTTCTTCTCCAGCCTCTCTATCTCCGATTTATCCACATCAGTAATACCTATTAATTAGTTTCATAATTATTTCTATATCAAttgtaattttcatatatatatatatatatatatatatatatatatatatatatatttgtaggtAATTGTCACttgtataattaatttaccGTCCTTGTCGATACAATCTTGAAGTCGTGCAGACATATTTTCATTTCGCTTCTTTTGCTCATTTTCTAGATATCGCTTCTCTTCAATCGCTATATCTATCTGGGAACGCAACTCCTTTCTCCGTCTCtgcataataaaataattatatgtacTGCAAAAATATTATGAGATAGTAATAATAGTAGTAAATATATGGAATTAATTAAGAGAGGCATATATACCTCAAGCTCCATGGATCGCTTCACTAAAGAAGCTAGATATTGAACCTTCTTCAACATTGAATTTTGAGGCAAAACACAGTTTGCAATTATCctacatatataattgaatatgAGACACTGAATTCAATTACAACTTGATTTAGATGATATGTATCAAtaggaagataaaaaaaatgaaaaattatgtaACCGTTTGAGCTTCTTAAGATCCGTGGCAGGATCAATATTTTGACATCTACGAATGGTGAAGCCTGGCTTAACTTCATATTGGAGGTAAACACCTTTCTTCTCTCCTGCTTGGCTATCACTTCGGGGAACTCTAAATGACGTAAATTTTTAAGCTttgttcaaactttttttagttataagaaTACTACTATCGAGCGTTATTTTTATAGTGAAGAAAGcactagttaattattatattttcccTTCATTTGGTTGTATCTTagatttttttactatttgaatTACATAAGAGGCCAATGCATTTTCGCCAGATGTTAAGCCTTATCTTTAGCAAAAATTTTCCtttcattatattttcatatttcaaTATAAACGAAATGTTAATATCTTTTTCTAAAACTTGATCAAGACGGTCATATTAATGGGTGCAAGTCACACAATAGTGGTTGACTGAGGCGATTGAGAACTATGCTTCTATTAAATCAGTGAAAACATCAAAACTCAACAATATTGTTGGACTATGTAGATTATCACTAGATCTtcaatatataaccataaaacaatgtaaaatataatttaaaattaaataatgtttATTGGGGGCTGCAATTAGGGTCTCCATTTTGAATAATGTGAAGAAGAGTCACTAAggtgaaattatattttttcctctatttaaatgaaaaattagcAAAGATCATGTTTGTAAATTCGAACTTTGCTGGCCCATTGTGTCTACCAGCACATCCTTATGGTGTTAATCGTCACCCATCGTAACCAATCGAGTTCAACGCTCCTAGATTCAAACGACACCACCACCGTAGAGAACACAGAAAACAAAGATTTAACGCTTAGATAAGTCAAGGTCATCTACTCACCTTTAATTTGGATTAAAAATAACTTAGAACAGCAAGAGCAATGCCAACAGCAATAGAGCTCATGTATCTCCCTTGCTTTTGAACAGCAAAACCTCACCCTTATGTTCCTCTTAAACTCCCAAACCCTTTATAAAGGTCTACGACTTGACCTCCCATACCTTGCCTCATAAGGAGGCATAAAAATACTCGTCTGGTAGTTATTGTTAGCCTCCAATACATCCagtgaccaccccaatccagaaCACACATCCGCAGCAAATCCTCTAgagtctggatcgtcctcttaGAATGCCCATGTAACTCCCGCAAACCAGAATCCTTGTTTCGggtgtgcatcggtcgatgcaaggttccCTTCTACAAGTcaacttaagtcaaacgctcgTTTTGTTACATTTTTGGTTTGAAAATCCTAAGGTCGGATATATAAGGGGGAAAAATTGACGTTGTTGGGGATTTGACGGGGACGCGAGGaattgcattggtcgatgcaaggaaTGTATCAGTCGACAAAGCTAGGAATTTGGAGGATTGGATCGGTTGATGTAAGGAcgttgcattggtcgatgcaaggagtgtgtcggtcgacacaagtgCGTAGAGTAGATGCAAAGAGTGTGTCAGTCGACGCAAGTGCGCAGAGTAAATGCGTGTGTTCAGAGTTGTTtggtttgctttcttttgtgtatttgtgtattttcttgtgtgtattAAAAGTAGATGGGagagtatttataataaaacgcggtcatctcaattgttgtgtgtggtgcaggtaaaggcaaagtgtgatcgtagaatcaaggcgatgaagaagatgatgttctagagactcggttgtttgttctatgctattgttaggttgctagaatgaAATGCAGTGGTCTAGAACGGTTGATTAGGTCGCTATTTCATTGCTTTattattgttggttattggtattgaaTTCactggttattggttattatttctATTGGGTTTCTGGTTTAATGTTATTGACTATTTCCGTAGTATGTTGATTggggttaggatgttagtgagtatgagatcactagtttaatattatataaaaaaacaaaaaatgggtcaggtcaTTTCAAAGGTACCATCACGTTCATCGAAATTGAAGGCGGCTAGTCTTCTCGGTCGTCTCGatctttttcttcaacaatttcttttgtaaactctttttctCTGGTTTGGGCTACCAACCATGGAGTTCATTTCTAATTAgagtttggttgacaaaaaactttataaatgtagttaaatattttattgactCGTATGTTTAATTTTGTATGTGAGCTTTAAatctattaaatttataattgacAGTTTCCTATACTAATAATGTATTGAAAAAAGTTATACCTTATTAATTGAAAAGTGTAGGCCAGTATGCATATCAATCATTACATAactgatatcttgtgtttttgttgggttttaagccttgtttttgggtagttttgttgcataaccTTGTCATTCtagttgttttaggagcatatgcatctagtgtcttatctctcaggttcttggagtaatctcactatatttggagcatttggacttgttttggtacaaagaagcaagaagagTGGAGTAGGAGAAGTGACAAGGACAGGAGCTACCAGCGGCCAGGACCAGCGGCAGAACCACGGCCGAGCGAATCCTCCACGCCACGGATAGGAGCTACCAGCGGCCAAGAGCAGCGGCCAAGTGATGGCTGATTGAAGCCATCGGTCAAATCCAGCGGCCAAACCACGGCCGATTGAACTCTCCACGACGAGAACAGGAGCAGCAAGCGGTCATCACATGTGACCAAACGACGGCCGATGGAACCACCTAGACGATGAACAGGAGCCATCAACGGCCACCACCATCGGCCAGAAGCTGGCCGGTTCACacttattttggtttttatccgggtttgacccagtttgttttgggttgacccgagttcccttctattttcctataaatactctaaccctatgaaggggagacttatctttggtttatctcttgtttagcagcttttagggttcttaaacttgttactcttggtttgtggattgattgagtacttctatgtttttaatagcaatttcttcttcagatctcttaatctataatctcttattatgatttcacaaagatcaaactctttcctttgtgtgatcatgatgatgagtgagtagatcattaaaactttgggctaggtagattagggagatagatgattgatctttgatgtctagggctttatttatgtatttcctatcttgtttagtgttaataatgctagatagccttgatcaagcttaaatCTAGATATTAGGATTTCCACgcccataaggtgtttgatgaaattcctgatccaaactattcaagagctttgcgttcctagccaatggaaattgatgattagggtgtttAGTGGTATTTGGACTTGTTTATAATGCATGCTTACTGAAACATGTCTTTTTCGCATATGGTGATgatggagatggatgaagataGAGATGGATGATGATAGGTGggtgcaaggtgtttcaattacccttatgtagttgtagcataaaggatgtcaaaccataatgactgtgatgcaagcaatcaggatgtgaatactTATCTATgtcaagccaaatataaaggatgtttgtcactaacaacctaatgatgattatgaaatgcagaatgtaaatcTACTAAGAGATGATTctaaatgcaaagtaaacaataaaacaaagcaGGAATGAAACTAAACAGGAACATAAATTAAACTAATGCAAAACAAGTAATGACACAGGATTAAACTggaactaaatgaatgcaacaggaaTGCAACAAGAATGAAACAGGGAATGAAACagaaagatgcagaacataaaacaggaactctggaatgagctcgagcaagcactcgatcggatgctcgatcgagtggatggtcgagttgatgTACGAAtgtcagaaacagagcaaacaacaatcaattaaCAGGACTTAAACAgggaaataaataaacaaagaaaggtcttaaggatggattcatgggatggactcaagctatggttatctaaaTTGTTCAACAAATCttaatcaacaatgagctatctatagacaatgatcttctaatacatgttaatccattctcatgacaataacaatcaagccaagatacttcttagacctagctctcactagctattacatatcaaaacaggcattaaacaaccagatcattaatgttaaaaatcaaacaaacatctaatctcttagcatgcttcatgataatctctagtattagccttatctagcaacttagacattggtatgatgctaagaagcttaagatctacccttaccctctcagtataagaatagcatagagcatatctaacccATAAGAGATATTAAGCAATCAATCTTGACCAACcaaacaaccataacctttatccaccctaatccatcctcaagatcctaagccactactcacaatcacaaaacatgatgaacaaagtcataaacccagaaatcaatgaaacttgcattattagatagatgagatgaagatctacaatattgaagaagaaatcaaactcaaattctcaatacttagaaagttatgaaaccaacaagtatcaaagatttatttgtttttctccaaAAGTGGCTAAAGAATCTAAGCAAAGAAGTGCAGAAAAGtagataattccc is drawn from Camelina sativa cultivar DH55 chromosome 8, Cs, whole genome shotgun sequence and contains these coding sequences:
- the LOC104709506 gene encoding basic leucine zipper 19-like — translated: FTSFRVPRSDSQAGEKKGVYLQYEVKPGFTIRRCQNIDPATDLKKLKRIIANCVLPQNSMLKKVQYLASLVKRSMELERRRKELRSQIDIAIEEKRYLENEQKKRNENMSARLQDCIDKDGITDVDKSEIERLEKNMAIATNLT